The following is a genomic window from Alphaproteobacteria bacterium LSUCC0396.
CCACAGGCGAAGATCCTGTTGCCGCATGGAAGATGTTGCGGCATGAACTAAAGGCCTATGGCGGCGATCTTTATGACAAGCCAGAGATTGTCGGGCTAACCAAATTAGATGCAACGCCCGAAGATTACGCAGCCGACCTTGCCAAAGCGCTAAAAGATGCTGGTGCAGGCCAGGTGCTAGCGCTGTCATCGGTAACAGGAAGCGGCGTGACGACAATGTTGCGCCAATTAATCAACGTGATTGAAACAAGCCGGGCAAAGGAAGCGGAGCCCGAAGAGGCTGTGCCATGGTCGCCGTAACACCACCTGCCACCAAAAAAGCCACCAAAACGGCCAGCAATAATGTGTTCGATGCGGCAAAAATCATCGTCATCAAGGTTGGGTCTTCCCTGCTTGTTGATGAAGACAAAAATGCCATCAACACGTCATGGCTTGCCGGTATTGCCAGCGATATTGCGCGGCTGAAGTCGGCTGGCAAGGACGTTGTGGTGGTCTCAAGTGGCGCGATCGCGCTTGGGCGCCGCCTCCTGAAAATTACCGATGGCAAGTTGAAATTACAAGAAAAGCAAGCCGCAGCGGCAACCGGTCAGGTGCTTTTGGCGCACGCATGGATGGACGCGCTTGGTGCGCATCAGATTCAGACAGCGCAGATTCTATTATCGCCCGATGATACCGAAACCCGGCGCAAACACCTGAATGCGCGCACAACGATGATGGCGTTGCTGGGGCTTAATGCGGTGCCGGTGGTGAATGAGAATGATACGGTAGCAACCGCCGAAATCCGCTTTGGTGACAATGATCGGCTGGCCGCCCGCGTTGCCGCGATGGTTGGCGCGGATTTGCTGGTGCTTTTATCCGATGTTGATGGGCTTTATACGGCCAACCCGAATGGCAGTGATACAGCCACCCACCTTGGCGAGATTGCTCAGATCACGCCTGAAATTATGGCAATGGCTGGGCCTGCCAACGCATCATACGCGTCTGGCGGCATGGTTACCAAGCTGGAGGCGGCGCGAATCGCCACCGCTGCTGGTTGTCAGATGATTATCTGTGATGGACAAAGCCCGGCACCGTTGTCACGCCTCGAAGCCGGCGCCAAATGCACAATTTTTGCCGCTGCGCTGACGCCGCATACCGCCCGAAAACAATGGATTGCTGGGGCACTGACACCAAAAGGAACGATCCGCATTGACGATGGTGCGGCCAAGGCTGTTCGCGCCGGCAGATCCCTTTTACCAGCCGGTGTCGTCGCGGTTCGGGGGCAGTTTGAACGCGGT
Proteins encoded in this region:
- the proB gene encoding glutamate 5-kinase; the protein is MVAVTPPATKKATKTASNNVFDAAKIIVIKVGSSLLVDEDKNAINTSWLAGIASDIARLKSAGKDVVVVSSGAIALGRRLLKITDGKLKLQEKQAAAATGQVLLAHAWMDALGAHQIQTAQILLSPDDTETRRKHLNARTTMMALLGLNAVPVVNENDTVATAEIRFGDNDRLAARVAAMVGADLLVLLSDVDGLYTANPNGSDTATHLGEIAQITPEIMAMAGPANASYASGGMVTKLEAARIATAAGCQMIICDGQSPAPLSRLEAGAKCTIFAAALTPHTARKQWIAGALTPKGTIRIDDGAAKAVRAGRSLLPAGVVAVRGQFERGDLIEIENNAGTVIGHGLSSYGSDDAAAIRGHKSNAIETVLGYRGRDEMIHADNLVISDS